Proteins from a single region of Apium graveolens cultivar Ventura chromosome 7, ASM990537v1, whole genome shotgun sequence:
- the LOC141673967 gene encoding uncharacterized protein LOC141673967, with amino-acid sequence MSSSAYSDALKGLGKAFKLPKKNAVTGSGSNASVEEGSQSNAVPNPEPEVHVNQSTPENNVELDNEFDNLEDLGPIGEIPGVDSGRRRKRLRTLGSKPPRAENYEAGSGSGAGKGKAVESDSPDEVVPGLEEKVARFMAGIPTQSQWSKMNESGFDATMKECSRLWGQLGGYMAGSASLAYNELKISRSTIADKDSEISQLRDQIIVKDNSLSGLNKHLNEVTIRADNAEKEVSDLKSELVELRRQMSVVRPEAQVIEEFKRSEEYDRALANAGAPEIARCWLVAERHIKTSPEADWDSFVSEFIKAKEDIELGLGEPEPFDGPCPSFLPPRAPES; translated from the exons ATGTCGTCTTCAGCCTACAGTGATGCTCTGAAAGGTCTGGGCAAGGCTTTCAAGTTACCGAAGAAGAATGCTGTTACTGGCTCCGGATCGAACGCCTCGGTCGAGGAGGGGTCACAAAGCAATGCCGTCCCAAATCCGGAGCCTGAAGTTCATGTGAACCAGTCTACTCCGGAgaataatgttgagttggataATGAATTTGACAATCTTGAGGATTTGGGTCCTATTGGGGAGATTCCGGGCGTTGATTCTGGGCGGAGAAGGAAGAGGCTCCGGACTCTTGGGTCGAAGCCTCCTAGGGCTGAAAATTATGAAGCTGGCTCTGGGTCCGGGGCTGGAAAAGGGAAAGCTGTTGAATCGGATAGTCCGGATGAAGTTGTTCCGGGGCTGGAGGAAAAGGTGGCTCGCTTCATGGCTGGGATTCCGACTCAATCTCAGTGGAGTAAGATGAATGAGTCCGGATTTGATGCCACAATGAAGGAGTGTTCCCGTCTCTGGGGTCAG CTTGGTGGGTATATGGCTGGATCAGCTTCTCTGGCCTACAATGAACTGAAAATCTCCCGGAGTACCATTGCTGATAAGGATTCGGAGATTAGTCAGCTCCGGGACCAGATAATTGTAAAAGACAATTCCCTCTCCGGACTGAATAAGCATCTGAATGAAGTGACTATCCGGGCTGATAACGCGGAGAAGGAGGTATCCGACCTAAAATCCGAGTTGGTTGAGCTCCGGAGGCAAATGTCTGTTGTTCGTCCGGAGGCCCAGGTTATTGAAGAATTTAAGAGATCTGAGGAGTATGATAGAGCTCTCGCCAATGCTGGTGCTCCGGAGATAGCTCGATGCTGGTTGGTTGCTGAGAGGCATATCAAGACGAGTCCGGAGGCTGATTGGGATAGTTTCGTGTCTGAGTTTATCAAAGCCAAGGAAGATATTGAGCTTGGACTAGGTGAACCGGAGCCGTTCGACGGTCCTTGCCCCAGTTTCCTGCCTCCCCGTGCTCCGGAGTCCTGA
- the LOC141671943 gene encoding small ribosomal subunit protein bTHXm gives MAMLQFCNRAAKSFILSADKTVTAATFTSLSSSISPELCGRGDKKTKSGKRFKGSYGNSRPKKEKKIERIKDKVEVPRSTPWPLPFKLI, from the coding sequence ATGGCGATGCTGCAATTTTGCAACAGAGCAGCCAAAAGTTTCATACTTTCCGCCGACAAAACCGTCACCGCCGCCACTTTCACATCCCTCTCTTCATCAATTTCGCCGGAATTATGCGGAAGAGGCGACAAGAAAACAAAGAGTGGAAAAAGATTCAAAGGCTCCTATGGAAACTCAAGGCCCAAGAAAGAGAAGAAAATCGAGAGAATCAAGGACAAAGTTGAGGTCCCCAGGTCCACTCCTTGGCCACTCCCTTTTAAACTCATTTGA